One genomic window of Medicago truncatula cultivar Jemalong A17 chromosome 1, MtrunA17r5.0-ANR, whole genome shotgun sequence includes the following:
- the LOC112416331 gene encoding uncharacterized protein — translation MVVEVVPSELYMLQLLYASIVDCVRYVVGSSLDLNYDWIFKTYATSCSISVRKCEYTYRTGLVYLGHALRMLSRPSSPSNCLIFSPAIPSGPVSPATAFPSVTLRLTSFSVEDLAKRYIEGSIGKKWREYRLKLFDDNFDPTLRKNEIVNNRPENVPLDHWMKFVEYRLKPETMEMCKRNKEARKKQIFNHTCSAMTFARKRHILILEAGKPVGRGPMWDMTHKRADGKYVNEEAQKIGEKICNHIAENPDAYSEISPNDIVGKIFGKEHSGRVRGMGMGVVPTIAFKHTTTRLSGMEFGFFRGSTSSGSSALVNQKLATMEAQMTALVGYIKAKEGGSLPPELAAALFPNDTQQASNVGSESPTTNDITRSSDESNARGA, via the exons ATGGTTGTTGAAGTCGTACCCTCAGAACTTTATATGCTGCAGTTGCTTTATGCCTCAATAGTGGACTGTGTTCGTTATGTCGTTGGTTCATCCCTCGATCTGAACTACGACTGGATTTTCAAGACCTATGCGACTTCGTGCTCTATTTCGGTTCGTAAATG TGAGTACACTTATCGGACTGGGTTAGTCTATTTAGGTCATGCCTTGAGAATGCTCTCAAG ACCATCTTCTCCCTCTAATTGTCTCATCTTCTCACCGGCGATCCCTTCAGGTCCTGTCTCTCCGGCCACCGCTTTCCCTTCCGTCACTCTCCGTCTCACTTCCTTCTCAG TTGAAGATCTAGCTAAAAGATATATTGAGGGTTCAATTGGCAAAAAGTGGAGAGAGTATAGACTTAAACTATTTGATGATAACTTCGATCCTACTTTGAGAAAGAATGAAATTGTCAACAATAGACCTGAGAATGTTCCCTTGGACCATTGGATGAAATTTGTTGAATATCGCTTGAAACCCGAGACTATG GAAATGTGCAAGCGAAACAAAGAAGCGAGAAAGAAACAGATTTTTAATCATACGTGCAGCGCCATGACTTTCGCGAGAAAAAGACATATCCTA ATTCTTGAGGCTGGTAAGCCTGTCGGTCGGGGTCCAATGTGGGATATGACCCACAAAAGGGCAGATGGGAAGTATGTGAATGAAGAAGCTCAGAAGATAGGG GAGAAAATTTGCAATCATATAGCTGAAAACCCTGATGCTTATTCTGAAATTTCTCCAAATGATATTGTTGGCAAGATATTTGGAAAAGAGCATTCTGGCCGTGTTCGAGGAATGGGCATGGGAGTGGTTCCTACTATTGCTTTTAAGCATACTACCACACGACTTAGCGGTATGGAGTTTGGCTTTTTTCGTGGTAGTACTTCAAGCGGCAGTTCTGCATTGGTGAACCAAAAACTTGCAACTATGGAGGCTCAAATGACAGCACTTGTTGGCTACATTAAAGCGAAGGAAGGTGGTTCACTACCTCCAGAGTTAGCTGCTGCCTTATTTCCCAATGATACACAACAA GCATCAAACGTTGGAAGTGAATCTCCAACAACCAATGACATAACTAGATCATCAGATGAAAGCAACGCACGTGGAGCATGA
- the LOC25483921 gene encoding uncharacterized isomerase BH0283, which produces MAKKPVKYYVVDAFTETVFKGNPAAVCFLEEDKDDEWLQALAAEFNVSQTCYLTPIHGTSIPRFGLRWFTPTVEVNLCGHATLAASHILFSSDLVNNSVIEFVTLSGVLTVKKIPSIDVVGVPNLLNGKAPPVEFYIELDFPAYYPITKLYHDDISIIDEALNGASIIDMKRTEFADDLLVVVTSGKNVLEVQPQFDALAKLSGRGVSVTGIAPPESGFDFYSRFFSPKFGINEDPVCGTAHCGLAPYWSEKLGKCDLKAYMASTRGGALNIHVDKQKQRVFLRGKGVTVIEGYVLV; this is translated from the exons ATGGCAAAGAAACCTGTCAAGTACTACGTG GTGGATGCTTTCACAGAGACAGTATTCAAAGGGAATCCAGCAGCAGTGTGTTTCTtagaagaagataaagatgaTGAATGGTTGCAAGCATTAGCTGCTGAATTCAATGTCTCTCAAACATGTTATTTGACTCCTATTCATGGAACCTCTATTCCTCGTTTTGGTCTCAGATGGTTTACTCCTACTGTTGAG GTTAATCTTTGTGGCCATGCCACATTGGCAGCCTCACACATACTTTTTTCATCTGATTTGGTGAACAACAGTGTTATTGAATTTGTGACACTATCTGGAGTTTTAACTGTTAAAAAGATCCCTTCGATCGATGTGGTTGGTGTGCCAAATTTGCTGAATGGTAAAGCTCCTCCGGTTGAATTTTACATTGAGTTGGATTTTCCTGCTTATTATCCTATTACAAAATTATACCACGATGACATTTCAATCATTGATGAGGCATTGAATGGTGCTTCCATTATTGATATGAAGAGAACAGAATTTGCAGATGATTTACTT GTTGTTGTCACATCTGGAAAAAATGTCTTAGAAGTACAACCACAATTTGATGCACTAGCTAAATTATCTGGAAGGGGAGTAAGTGTTACAGGGATTGCGCCTCCTGAGTCCGGATTTGACTTCTACAGTCGATTCTTCTCCCCAAAATTTGGAATCAATGAG GATCCTGTTTGTGGGACTGCACATTGTGGCTTGGCACCCTATTGGAGCGAAAAACTGGGGAAGTGTGATTTAAAAGCTTATATG GCATCAACAAGAGGAGGAGCTCTAAACATTCATGTTGATAAACAGAAACAAAGGGTGTTTTTGCGTGGGAAGGGCGTTACGGTGATTGAAGGGTATGTTCTGGTCTAA